Proteins from a genomic interval of Diospyros lotus cultivar Yz01 chromosome 6, ASM1463336v1, whole genome shotgun sequence:
- the LOC127804394 gene encoding uncharacterized protein LOC127804394, whose protein sequence is MAANSLSISLPPQFVGENYQIRSVKMETYLKAYDLWEVVETGRDPPPLPDNPTIAQVKHHSEQVAKKFKALSCIHQAISESIFTRIMACETAKEAWDRLKEKFQGTDKNKQMQLLNLRREFETLKMKDSESVKEYMNRVVKVVNQIKMLGDEFPESRIVEKVLVILPERFESKISSLEDSKDLSKLSL, encoded by the coding sequence ATGGCAGCCAATAGTCTTTCCATTTCACTACCACCACAATTTGTAGGAGAGAACTACCAAATCAGGAGTGTTAAAATGGAAACCTATTTAAAGGCATATGACTTGTGGGAAGTGGTCGAGACAGGTAGGGATCCACCACCATTGCCAGACAATCCAACCATAGCTCAAGTGAAGCATCATAGTGAGCAAGTGGCTAAGAAATTTAAAGCTCTATCATGCATTCATCAAGCAATCTCAGAGAGCATTTTCACAAGAATTATGGCTTGTGAAACAGCTAAAGAAGCCTGGGACAGATTGAAAGAGAAGTTCCAAGGAACTGACAAGAATAAGCAGATGCAGCTGCTAAACTTGAGAAGAGAGTTCGAAACTCTCAAAATGAAGGATTCTGAATCTGTAAAGGAATACATGAATAGAGTAGTGAAAGTAGTGAATCAGATTAAGATGCTTGGAGATGAGTTTCCTGAATCAAGGATAGTGGAGAAGGTTCTTGTCATTCTTCCTGAGAGATTTGAATCAAAAATCTCTTCATTGGAGGATTCCAAAGACCTTTCAAAACTAAGTCTCTGA